The genomic region ATCATCGCCGGACAAGCTGTCGGTGTTCGCGTTCGGGAAACGCCGCCCCCGATGACCCAGCGGATCCGTCAACCCCGGGTGGCTGAGATCGTCGCCGCCCGGATCCGCGACGACATCCTGTCCGGCCGGCTCAAAGAGGGGGACGTGCTGCCCTCCCAGGACGGCCTGCTCGCCGAATTCGCGGTCAGCCCACCGGCGTTGCGGGAGGCGATTCACCTGCTCGAGACCGACGGGCTGATCTCGGTGCGGCGCGGCAACGTGGGCGGTGCGGTGGTGCGCCAGCCGTCGGCCGAACGCACCGCGCACATGATCAGCATGGTGCTGCAGGCCCGCTCGGCCACCCCGGCCGACGTCAGCGGCGCGTTGTTGCGCCTGGAACCGATCTGTGCGGGCATGTGTGCGGCCCGCGAGGACCGGGCGACCGAGGTGGTGCCGTACCTGGAACGTGAGATCGAGCGCCAGACGGCGGATCTGGGCGACCCGACGCGGTACGTACCCAACGCCCGCCGCTTCCACGAGACCGTCGTGTCCCGGTGCGGCAACGAGCCGATGATCCTGCTCATCGGGTCGCTGGAACTGATCTGGTCGGCGCACGAGTCCGCGGTCTGGGCCGACGAATCCAGCCCCGACCCGATGAACGACAAGACGATGCGGGCCGCGCTGCGCGACCACCAGCGTCTGCTCGACGCCATCCGTGACGGCAACGAGGCCCGTGCGGTGCGACTGGCCACCGACCACCTCGCCGCCGCGCGGCGCAACACGCTCGCCGTCGGCGCCGACAAGACGATCCAGGCCAAGCTCATCACCAACGCCCAGTGAGGACCCATGACCACCGATGACCGCGTGCTGTTCGACGTCGACCGCGACAAGCGAATCGCGACCATCACGCTGAACAACCCCAGACAGCGCAACTCCTACGACGCGGCGATGCGCGAGACCCTCGGCCGCTACCTCGACCAGGTGGCCGAGGACGACGACATCACCGTGGTGCTGCTGCGCGGTGCCGAGGGCGTGTTCTCCACGGGCGCGGACATGAACAACGCCTACGCCTGGTACGGCGACAAGGACTCGCCGCAGGCCAAGCGGCGGCCGAGTCAGCGGCGCCGACTCACGGTGGACCGCAAGTCATTCGGCTTCTACCACAACTTCATGGGCTTCCCGAAGGTCACGGTGGGGGAGATCAGCGGGTACGCGCTCGGCGGCGGTTTCGAGATGGCGCTGATGACCGACATCTCCGTCATCGCCCGCGACACCAAGATCGGCATGCCCGCGACCCGCTTCCTGGGGCCTGCGCTGGGCAGCCTGCACATGTTCTTCCACCGGCTGGGGCCGGTGCTGGCGCGGCGGCTGCTGCTCACCGGCGACATCATCGAGGCGGGCACCGTCGAGCACCTCGGCGTGTTCACCGAGACCGTCGCACCCGAGAAGGTGACCGCCCGCGCCCGGTACTGGGCCGAGAAGGCGGCGAAGATGCCCGCCGACGGCGTCGTGATCGCCAAGGAGGCCTTCCGGCTGGTCGAGCAGAGCCAGGCCTACCAGGGCGAGGAGGTGGCCAGCTACCTGTTCCACGCGTTCGGCACCAACCTGCAGTTCGCCGAGGGTGAGTTCAACTTCGTCAAGACCCGCGCCCGGCACGGCACCAAGGAGGCGTTCCGGCTGCGTGACGAGCACTTTCACGTCCCGGAACCGGAGTAGTGCCTAGCGCTACATACTCTGCTACTTTTGTAACGTCGTAAACAACGAAACCCGAGGTGGAGAACATGCCCACACCTGTCATCGTCGGTGCTGCCAGGACCGCCATCGGCCGTTCCTTCAAGGGGACGCTGGTCAACACTCCACCCGAGGAGCTGATCACCGCGGTGCTGCCGGAGGTGATCCGGCGCTCGAAGATCGACCCGGCCGACATCGACGACCTGATCTTCGCCGAATCCCATTACGGCGGCGGTGATCTGGCCCGCTACGCGGCCGACCACGCCGGCCTGCAGCACGTGCCGGGCCAGTCGGTCAACCGGCACTGCGCGGGCAGCCTGACCGCCATCGGCAACGCCGCGGCGCAGATTGGCTCCGGGATGGAGCGGGTGCTGATCGCCGGCGGTGTGCAGTCGCTGTCGATGACCCCGCTGGTGAACTGGCGCATCCCCGGCCCCGAGCTCAAGTTCGAGGAGAAGTGGATGCCGCCGACGCACGTCGAGACCCCCGACGCGCCGACCCGCGACATGTCGATCACCGTGGGCTGGAACACCGCACAGACCGTCGGCATCACCCGTGAGGAGATGGACGCCTGGGCGGCCCGGTCGCACCAGCGCGCCATCGCCGCGATCGACGCGGGCAAGTTCGTCGACGAGATCGTGCCGCTGAAGGTGCAGCAGTTCGACGGCTCGGTGATCGAGTTCAGCGTCGACGAGCATCCGCGCCGCGACACCACCGCCGAGAAGCTGGCCCAGCTCAAGCCGCTGCACCCGGAGATCGAGGGCTTCTCGATCACCGCCGGCAACAGCAGCGGCACCAACGACGCGGCGGCCGCGGTCGCGCTCGTCGACGCCGACTACGCCGAGGCCAACAACCTCACCAGGATGGCGACCGTGAAGGCCTGGGCCGCAGCCGGTGTGCCGCCGCGCGACTGCGGGCTCGGTGCGGTCAAGTCGATCGCTAAGGTGCTCGACCGGGCCAACCTCAAGCCGTCGGATGTGACGCTGTGGGAGATCAACGAGGCGTTCGCCTCGGTGCCCATCGCCGCGGTGCGCGAGTTCGGGCTCGACGAGGAACTGGTGAACTTCTCCGGCAGCGGGTGCAGCCTCGGCCATCCGATCGCGGCCTCGGGCGCGCGGATGGTGACCACGCTGGTCTACGAACTGCAGCGGCGCGGCGGCGGCATCGGCGTGGCCGCGATGTGCGCGGGCGGCGGCCAGGGCGGCGCCGTCGTCGTTGAGGTCTGAGCTGCCCAGTCTGAGTTGCCTGGGCCTCGCAGCGGCTTCGGGGCGCTACCGGTCGGTCAGCGATCGGTAGCGCGCCGGGTCAGCGCTTGCGGGTCTTCTTGGCGGACTTGTTCTCGGCGTTGTCCTCGATGAGGCGCTCCGCCCGCTCGAGGATGCACTCCAGGCCGAACTCGAAGTTGCGGTCGTCGGCGGCGCCGATGTGATGGCCCTTCTCGCTGACCATCGCGAGCAGCGGGGTGCTCTCGGCGTCGACGCTCATGGTGTCGTCGAGATCGCTGGGCCCCTCGCCGGCCGCGCGGTTCTTCTCCCGCAGCCGGTGCAGCACCACCGAGCCGCGGACGTGCACCGACACCGCGGAGTAGGTGTCGAAGGCGTCCTCGGGGACAGGCCCGCCTCGACCAGGCTGGCGATCGCCTTCTCCACCTCCTGCACCCCGACCTTGGCGGTGCGCGGGCTCAGTGCCGACCGGATGAGGATCAGGTCGCACAGAATCGGGTTGCCG from Mycolicibacterium phlei harbors:
- a CDS encoding FadR/GntR family transcriptional regulator yields the protein MTQRIRQPRVAEIVAARIRDDILSGRLKEGDVLPSQDGLLAEFAVSPPALREAIHLLETDGLISVRRGNVGGAVVRQPSAERTAHMISMVLQARSATPADVSGALLRLEPICAGMCAAREDRATEVVPYLEREIERQTADLGDPTRYVPNARRFHETVVSRCGNEPMILLIGSLELIWSAHESAVWADESSPDPMNDKTMRAALRDHQRLLDAIRDGNEARAVRLATDHLAAARRNTLAVGADKTIQAKLITNAQ
- a CDS encoding enoyl-CoA hydratase/isomerase family protein, whose translation is MTTDDRVLFDVDRDKRIATITLNNPRQRNSYDAAMRETLGRYLDQVAEDDDITVVLLRGAEGVFSTGADMNNAYAWYGDKDSPQAKRRPSQRRRLTVDRKSFGFYHNFMGFPKVTVGEISGYALGGGFEMALMTDISVIARDTKIGMPATRFLGPALGSLHMFFHRLGPVLARRLLLTGDIIEAGTVEHLGVFTETVAPEKVTARARYWAEKAAKMPADGVVIAKEAFRLVEQSQAYQGEEVASYLFHAFGTNLQFAEGEFNFVKTRARHGTKEAFRLRDEHFHVPEPE
- a CDS encoding thiolase family protein, which codes for MPTPVIVGAARTAIGRSFKGTLVNTPPEELITAVLPEVIRRSKIDPADIDDLIFAESHYGGGDLARYAADHAGLQHVPGQSVNRHCAGSLTAIGNAAAQIGSGMERVLIAGGVQSLSMTPLVNWRIPGPELKFEEKWMPPTHVETPDAPTRDMSITVGWNTAQTVGITREEMDAWAARSHQRAIAAIDAGKFVDEIVPLKVQQFDGSVIEFSVDEHPRRDTTAEKLAQLKPLHPEIEGFSITAGNSSGTNDAAAAVALVDADYAEANNLTRMATVKAWAAAGVPPRDCGLGAVKSIAKVLDRANLKPSDVTLWEINEAFASVPIAAVREFGLDEELVNFSGSGCSLGHPIAASGARMVTTLVYELQRRGGGIGVAAMCAGGGQGGAVVVEV